CATTTTGAGAGGGGAAGTAATTTACGTACATCAGCAACAGCCATggcatcaatctcatcaactcCCTGCTCCTTCAATTCAAGCACTCTCCAAGCAAATTCACGAGCTGCAGGAGGATCAAAGCTAGAAACCCTGTTGAAATAAAATGCATGTGGATAATCAATAACCACACAAGGGCAAACTTAATATACTAGCTTGGAACAAGAAAGGTGATTTGTTTACAATTTCTATACATTTTTCAAAATCTTGTAAAAAATTTCCCCCCTAAATAAGACTTATTGGAGAGGAGAGATCTGATGAAACAATTTAAAAGCAGCATTAAGAAAGATAAAAGACGTAGCAAGCTGAATAAGTGTTATGCAGCGACGCCATTATAGGAGTAAGGCTGTTATTCATATGGCATCTAAGAGCAAAATCTCAATGCACTTAGCTCTCAGCTATCAGTTTTTGAAGATAAGAAAAAGGTCAAAACCTAGCAAGCTGAATAAACATCCTCATTATCTTTCATAACACTGTTTCCACTCTGGAATATAACATTTTTTTCTCATCCATACACAAATTCTAAATTTACTTACATTAACAAAACTGGAACTATCTCAATGACCACCTTTCTAGTTGGCTAATAAAACTCAACAGGCGGTCAAAGATGTTTCACTAAAATCACAAAATCcctataatttactttttctcataaaaatagtGTCACTCCATTTGGAATATTAACAACCTTATCAACCTCTCCTTTCTAAATCATTCTTGACATATAAGATCCAAGACGTCTCACTTAGCTATTCATTGACTAGTGTGTGCACAAATCTACACTTGTAAACGAACCACATGGGTGCTAGTTCACATAAAAATCAACCTAATAAACAGCAAAATGAAATATCAACCTAACTTAATTCACCATAACCCACAAACTCAAATTACTAAGCTGCACAAGCAATGCCAACAAAATATTTCTTAGTCCAAACCAATCTCAACTAAACCATTTACTTGATTGGATCTTCGAATTTCGAATCCGGATGCTTCTGGTAGAACTTGTTCACGTAAGTATCCTCGGGGAGGGTTATTTGCCTAAGCTTGTTCTGTGCGCGAGGAAACGTAGCAGGTGGCGCCCTAAAGTCACAAAATTATAAGGCAAAATGTATCacatatttgaaaattttcaaccaTATGCAAAGAGAACAAACAAACACACCACAAGAGAAAACTTACTTTTCCATGGACCTAAGCCAAACAGGCTCCGTTTTAGCAAACCCTTTAACGAGTTTACGAGTTTTTGACAACAAATCTCCTTTCATAAACGACATTGTTTCCGACTTCAATCTGTCAATAACAAATTGATTAGAATTGTGTTGTATAAAAACGGTAAAAGAGGAGCAAAATGGCGACCTAAGTAAAAAATCAAGGCCTTGAATTCAACCAAAACACATAAACAAagcaaattcaaaataaaaagagCAACAAAAATTAAATCTGTGTGCACTAGTTTAgcatatcaatttcttaaaaaaatCAGCTATACGACCAATACGTCTCTTTTCCTGTGTGATGAAGATAAACAAAACTGCAGCTTAATTTGGCTATAACAACCAATTGATCGATCATTCCAACACTACCATCACACATTTATCACTCATATCACCAAAATCAGAACTTACTGTCTAAAACGGTAGCGGTAGAAACTGAAATGGCAGCAGTGGACGGCGGCACTGACaccacggcggcggcggcggtacTAGGATTTCCTGAATCGATTTAATTTGGAAATGAACGTGAAATCCCCAAAAGTTCAAGTTCTCAATCGACCTGCTTCCAAAAATTCCATTGTTTTTTCATAGTTGGGCCCGGCCCAACTCAAGCCCGTCTTCAGTATAAAATGACCCATTTTCATGCTTATTAGTATTCGGCCCATTTTCGTTAGCCCATCAAATGATGTTTCCTTTGTTGTGTTTCAGTTTCCATCACTTCCATCTCTCTAATTCTCTGCAAATTATTTTCACTTCATAGCACCATTCGCCGCCGTGGATGGCGGCCGCCGCCACGTCAGACACTTTACCGGAGGCATTAGACGACTCACTGCTGGCCAGCAGGCGTAGTTAttggattattatttttaatttttatttttatgggtgGTTGCTTTTTCGTCAGAAATTCTCCTTTGTTTCTGAAGTTTGGAGTTTGCGGTACATTGAAATTCCGTAGAAGTTGCACAGCTGTAAACTACAGCAACATCTTCCGCAATTTTTACAGCCGCGTCTCTGCTGTGGAAGACTGTGATTATTCCAG
This genomic interval from Salvia splendens isolate huo1 chromosome 13, SspV2, whole genome shotgun sequence contains the following:
- the LOC121760245 gene encoding uncharacterized protein LOC121760245, encoding MSFMKGDLLSKTRKLVKGFAKTEPVWLRSMEKAPPATFPRAQNKLRQITLPEDTYVNKFYQKHPDSKFEDPIKVSSFDPPAAREFAWRVLELKEQGVDEIDAMAVADTEYRAERNARKQAYARLKQISKLQGKRLPPNPYPSAVKEIQAEERKLIKDRFFNPQSRKIVERLKEERDAMLMDRR